A window of Shewanella mesophila contains these coding sequences:
- a CDS encoding ExeA family protein has protein sequence MYKAFYGLNDNPFSIAPNPHYLFLSDRHREALAHLTYGLGETGGFVLLTGEVGTGKTTVSRCLLNQLPENTDTAFILNPSLTELELLATLCDELNITYGESPTLKQLTDHLSQFLLANHEKGRNTVLIIDEAQHLRAEVLEQLRLLTNLETDTKKLLQVILIGQPELQQLLKRQELRQLAQRITARYHLLPLTEQEIALYVQHRLQVGGRHEPLFHRSAIKTLHKYSGGIPRLINLLCERALMAGYAQSKVPIDAKMVRTAASEVLGEEIKQRSLLWPSMAVVAVGITFAGAFYLFNQQQVNQQQSLSGISEPSIASEQASVTPQVMPQAAEPALKTSLSASQQVLRSAIEQSRSIDTAYAAILGLWGKSPYVGLTACQSAQQQGLDCFQQQGNWHSLIRLNYPAVVYLVDDAQQPFYGTVVSRQGEQLLLQLSEQQLWVDREWFTRHFSGTMELLWQAPAYQPKEIGRGAPAPQIQWLENALAHIQDKSPRLVSYFDDELEQSLKAFQRQHGLRADAIAGNQTLVQLNLYLSDKGPRLQESGGRY, from the coding sequence ATGTACAAAGCGTTTTATGGACTTAACGATAACCCATTTTCAATTGCCCCAAACCCGCATTATCTGTTTCTTAGCGATCGGCATCGTGAGGCGTTGGCACACTTAACCTATGGATTAGGTGAGACGGGGGGATTTGTACTGCTGACTGGTGAAGTGGGAACGGGAAAAACCACGGTCTCACGCTGTTTGCTTAATCAGTTACCCGAAAATACCGATACCGCCTTTATTCTTAATCCTTCTCTCACAGAGCTCGAGTTGTTAGCGACGCTTTGTGATGAGCTTAATATCACCTACGGTGAATCTCCAACCTTAAAGCAGTTGACTGATCACCTGAGTCAGTTTTTGTTGGCTAATCATGAAAAGGGTCGCAACACCGTACTCATTATCGATGAGGCTCAACATCTTCGCGCTGAGGTACTCGAGCAACTCAGGTTACTCACTAATCTTGAAACCGATACTAAGAAACTATTGCAGGTGATCTTAATTGGGCAGCCTGAACTGCAACAGTTGCTAAAAAGACAAGAGTTAAGGCAGTTGGCGCAGCGGATCACCGCTCGCTACCACCTATTGCCTTTAACAGAGCAAGAGATCGCGCTCTATGTGCAGCACCGCTTGCAAGTGGGTGGTCGCCATGAGCCGCTGTTTCATCGCAGCGCCATAAAAACCTTACATAAATACAGTGGCGGTATTCCTAGACTGATTAACCTCTTATGTGAGCGAGCATTAATGGCGGGATATGCGCAATCGAAAGTGCCTATTGATGCAAAAATGGTTCGCACTGCGGCGTCTGAGGTATTGGGCGAGGAGATTAAGCAGCGTTCATTACTGTGGCCAAGTATGGCAGTTGTTGCAGTGGGAATAACCTTTGCAGGAGCGTTTTACCTGTTTAATCAACAACAAGTTAATCAGCAGCAATCGTTAAGTGGGATTTCTGAACCTAGCATTGCTAGCGAGCAGGCATCTGTAACGCCTCAAGTCATGCCACAAGCCGCTGAGCCAGCATTAAAAACATCATTGTCTGCCAGTCAACAGGTGCTGCGCAGTGCGATAGAGCAAAGCCGAAGTATTGATACTGCCTATGCGGCGATTTTAGGGCTATGGGGGAAATCACCCTATGTTGGCCTTACCGCTTGTCAGTCTGCTCAGCAACAAGGGCTAGATTGCTTTCAGCAACAGGGCAATTGGCATTCGCTGATACGGTTAAATTATCCTGCCGTTGTATATCTTGTGGATGATGCGCAGCAGCCATTTTATGGCACAGTCGTTTCTCGCCAAGGAGAGCAGTTATTACTGCAGTTGTCCGAACAACAATTGTGGGTCGATAGAGAGTGGTTTACGCGTCACTTTAGCGGAACGATGGAGTTATTGTGGCAAGCGCCCGCTTATCAACCCAAAGAGATAGGTCGAGGTGCTCCCGCGCCGCAGATCCAATGGCTTGAAAACGCATTGGCCCATATTCAAGATAAGTCACCTCGATTGGTTAGTTATTTTGACGATGAACTCGAGCAGTCATTGAAAGCGTTTCAGCGTCAGCATGGATTACGAGCCGATGCGATAGCGGGTAACCAAACCTTAGTACAGTTAAACTTGTATTTGAGCGATAAAGGCCCGCGTTTGCAAGAGAGCGGAGGTCGTTACTAA
- a CDS encoding general secretion pathway protein GspB produces the protein MSILLDAVTRAKQQDQLIDPVITPRAQYQAMNQGRHLGLKISLFILFLLLAVVLAWLFSRTSPFSGQSGTLVAQAINDPSANVADRKAAQTEQSRTIAQEQIAQLPATTTINNEVQLAGKVALPVAIERPRSEPYVSAETPRYVEPSLPQQNLAKGSKTIAVATQVNNGDFQEPIILGANSNQRGEELLSSLKVQVNEAAQELGLERSQPEDISNDLASNNLVAAFEAALKEVEKDNAVAKPVTEPKLDPIPEPKPDELPKYGQLPAGVQLQVPEFNILAHVYASDPNNRWLNVDGAELQQGDMIGGKLTIVEIRPRDVVLEVAGTQFKVPAI, from the coding sequence ATGTCGATTTTACTCGATGCAGTGACCCGAGCTAAGCAGCAAGATCAGCTTATCGATCCCGTTATTACGCCGCGGGCACAATATCAGGCAATGAATCAAGGGCGTCATTTAGGCCTTAAAATATCACTATTTATCCTATTTTTACTGCTTGCTGTGGTGCTGGCTTGGTTGTTTAGTCGTACCAGCCCGTTTAGCGGGCAATCTGGTACTCTAGTGGCTCAAGCTATAAACGATCCGTCAGCGAATGTTGCCGATAGGAAAGCGGCGCAAACTGAGCAAAGTCGAACTATAGCGCAGGAGCAGATAGCTCAATTACCGGCAACCACGACTATCAATAATGAGGTGCAACTGGCAGGCAAAGTAGCGCTGCCCGTCGCCATTGAGCGTCCAAGATCTGAGCCTTATGTCTCTGCAGAAACCCCTCGGTATGTTGAACCGTCATTGCCCCAACAAAACTTGGCTAAGGGCTCAAAGACAATTGCAGTCGCGACTCAAGTTAATAACGGCGATTTTCAAGAACCTATCATCTTGGGCGCCAACAGCAACCAGCGCGGCGAAGAGTTACTCAGTTCGTTGAAGGTTCAGGTGAATGAAGCGGCGCAGGAGCTAGGTTTGGAGCGGTCTCAGCCTGAGGATATATCCAATGATTTAGCGTCGAATAATCTGGTGGCAGCGTTCGAAGCTGCGCTCAAAGAGGTCGAAAAAGACAATGCGGTCGCTAAGCCTGTGACTGAGCCTAAGCTCGATCCTATTCCTGAGCCTAAGCCAGATGAACTGCCTAAATATGGTCAATTGCCGGCAGGAGTCCAGTTGCAAGTGCCCGAATTTAACATCCTGGCTCATGTCTATGCCAGCGATCCTAATAACCGCTGGTTAAATGTCGATGGCGCTGAGTTACAGCAGGGAGATATGATCGGTGGTAAGTTAACGATTGTGGAGATCAGGCCGCGTGATGTGGTGCTAGAGGTTGCGGGTACTCAATTTAAGGTGCCAGCGATTTAA
- the hemL gene encoding glutamate-1-semialdehyde 2,1-aminomutase, whose amino-acid sequence MTRSETLFEQAKKTIPGGVNSPVRAFNGVGGSPLFIEKADGAYIYDADGKAYIDYVGSWGPMILGHNHPKIRAAVLAAVENGLSFGAPTELEVRMAEKVIEMVPSMEQVRMVSSGTEATMSAIRLARGFTNRDKILKFEGCYHGHADCLLVKAGSGALTLGQPSSPGIPEDFAKHTLTAVYNELESVKTLFEQYPEEISCIILEPVAGNMNCIPPIPGFLEGLRALCDQYGALLIIDEVMTGFRVSKSGAQGHYGITPDLTTLGKVIGGGMPVGAFGGRKDVMQFIAPTGPVYQAGTLSGNPIAMSAGLAQMEALCEEGLYEELAAKTKRIAEGFKAAANKHGIPLSINYVGGMFGLFFTDEEKVTRFDQVTKCDAEAFPVFYHGMLDEGVYLAPSAYEAGFLSMAHGEKELEATLAAADRVFAKMAK is encoded by the coding sequence GACGGCGCTTATATCTATGATGCCGATGGTAAAGCCTATATCGATTATGTTGGTTCTTGGGGCCCGATGATTTTAGGCCATAATCACCCTAAAATTCGTGCAGCTGTGTTAGCCGCTGTCGAGAATGGCCTTTCTTTTGGGGCACCAACAGAACTTGAAGTGCGCATGGCTGAGAAAGTCATTGAGATGGTGCCATCGATGGAACAGGTTCGTATGGTCAGCTCTGGAACAGAAGCAACCATGAGTGCCATTCGTCTAGCACGTGGCTTTACCAACCGTGACAAGATCCTCAAGTTTGAAGGCTGTTACCACGGTCACGCAGACTGCTTGCTGGTTAAGGCGGGATCTGGTGCATTGACTCTTGGTCAACCAAGTTCACCTGGTATTCCAGAAGATTTCGCTAAGCACACCCTGACCGCCGTTTACAACGAGCTTGAATCGGTTAAGACACTGTTTGAACAGTATCCAGAGGAGATCTCCTGCATCATTCTTGAGCCTGTTGCTGGCAACATGAACTGCATTCCGCCAATTCCAGGCTTCCTTGAAGGACTGCGCGCCCTTTGTGATCAATATGGCGCCCTGCTTATTATCGACGAAGTGATGACAGGTTTCCGCGTATCAAAAAGCGGAGCTCAGGGTCATTACGGCATCACTCCCGATCTAACGACTTTAGGTAAAGTGATTGGCGGCGGTATGCCGGTCGGCGCTTTCGGTGGCCGTAAAGATGTGATGCAGTTTATTGCACCAACGGGTCCAGTTTACCAAGCCGGTACCCTATCGGGTAACCCAATTGCGATGTCAGCAGGTCTTGCACAGATGGAAGCGCTTTGTGAAGAGGGTCTTTACGAAGAGCTAGCCGCTAAGACAAAGCGGATCGCTGAAGGCTTTAAAGCGGCGGCGAACAAGCACGGTATTCCACTGAGCATCAACTATGTTGGTGGTATGTTCGGACTCTTCTTCACTGATGAAGAGAAAGTCACTCGCTTCGATCAAGTCACTAAGTGTGACGCTGAAGCATTCCCAGTTTTCTACCATGGCATGCTAGATGAGGGTGTTTACCTAGCACCGAGCGCCTATGAAGCAGGTTTCTTGTCCATGGCTCATGGCGAAAAAGAACTAGAAGCCACACTTGCTGCAGCAGATCGCGTATTTGCTAAAATGGCTAAGTAA
- the nhaD gene encoding sodium:proton antiporter NhaD — MLDIFLITLAVLALLSIIFEEVTHLNKAKTTLFFGCIAWITLFVAAQDSDHQRLVAEELNENLLEIATLWLFLMSTMTFVAYLNAKGMIQILVQKLFPQKVSVRMLMIQVALFSLVLSAICDNVTATLVSLGLLTTFQLESQMKRRMSVLIIFAVNSGGVALITGDVTTLMIFLGGHVHISQLLVLFIPAAASVMLLAVLFSLKAEGHVSTTPIKRSYNRIDVLIAFIFLITIILTMVLNILFGIPPVLTFLSGLSVMFLVGTTSRSNKEELQILEYIRQVEFDTLLFFLGILLLVGMLKEIGTLHLLTEVYAKFDPNISNFVTGMGSAILDNVPLTAALLKAEPVLTTQEWLGLTYSVGVGGSLLVIGSAAGIIAMSKVKELTFVTYLRYVPALSLCYTVGYGLTLFIAYEFFG, encoded by the coding sequence ATGCTCGACATTTTCCTGATAACACTTGCTGTGCTAGCGCTATTAAGCATTATTTTTGAAGAGGTGACTCACTTAAATAAAGCGAAAACCACCCTGTTTTTCGGCTGTATAGCCTGGATAACCCTATTTGTGGCGGCTCAAGATTCAGATCACCAACGCTTGGTGGCAGAAGAGCTAAACGAGAACTTACTCGAAATCGCGACGCTGTGGTTATTCTTAATGTCAACCATGACCTTTGTGGCTTATCTAAATGCCAAGGGTATGATCCAGATCTTAGTGCAAAAGCTTTTTCCGCAGAAAGTCTCTGTACGAATGTTGATGATACAGGTCGCACTGTTCTCACTCGTTTTGTCTGCTATATGTGATAACGTAACGGCGACCTTGGTTTCTTTAGGCTTATTGACCACTTTCCAACTCGAAAGTCAGATGAAACGCCGCATGTCGGTGCTTATCATCTTTGCGGTTAACTCGGGAGGTGTTGCACTGATCACGGGGGATGTGACCACTCTGATGATCTTCCTTGGCGGTCACGTCCATATATCTCAGCTACTGGTGTTGTTTATTCCTGCCGCGGCAAGCGTCATGTTGCTGGCAGTATTATTTTCGCTCAAAGCCGAGGGACACGTCAGCACAACCCCCATCAAACGAAGTTACAATCGCATTGATGTGCTGATCGCCTTTATCTTCTTGATCACCATCATTCTAACTATGGTGCTCAACATTTTATTTGGTATTCCTCCCGTACTTACCTTCCTTTCAGGTTTATCTGTGATGTTCTTAGTCGGCACCACCTCTCGCAGCAACAAAGAGGAGTTACAGATCCTGGAATATATCCGTCAGGTCGAGTTTGATACCCTGCTGTTCTTCCTTGGGATCTTGTTACTTGTGGGTATGCTTAAAGAGATAGGTACGCTTCATCTACTAACAGAGGTATACGCAAAGTTTGATCCCAACATATCTAACTTCGTTACCGGTATGGGCTCGGCAATATTAGATAACGTGCCACTAACTGCGGCCCTACTTAAAGCAGAACCCGTGTTGACCACCCAAGAATGGCTAGGTCTGACCTATTCGGTTGGGGTCGGAGGCTCACTATTGGTCATTGGTAGTGCGGCTGGTATCATCGCCATGAGCAAGGTCAAAGAGCTGACCTTTGTCACCTACCTAAGATATGTGCCAGCGCTTTCGCTATGCTACACCGTAGGTTATGGACTTACCCTGTTTATCGCCTATGAGTTTTTTGGCTAA